A window of the Phaseolus vulgaris cultivar G19833 chromosome 5, P. vulgaris v2.0, whole genome shotgun sequence genome harbors these coding sequences:
- the LOC137835226 gene encoding uncharacterized protein gives MNNHILFLFLLIAFAPTFSHRFQPHAAPAGPLIKHLSSIIKWTRSTSKTPLSDGNVLQFENGYVVETVVEGNEIGVIPHGIRVSEEDGELFAVDAINSNIVRITPPLSQYSRGRLVAGSFQGYTGHVDGKPSDARFNHPKGITVDDKGNVYVADTQNLAIRKIGDSGVTTIAGGKSNVAGYRDGPSEDAKFSNDFDVVYVRPTCSLLVIDRGNAALRQISLDQEDCDYQSNSISSTDILTVVGAVIVGYATCMLQQGFGSSFFSKSRPSERGFKGPASNEKHMPILESSKEEPGWPSFGQLIVDLSKLSLEALAGAFTQFIPSHFRPGISKRGLTPLKDRLVMPEDEAQPPLINRQNAQGHAPLTKNQLPSQLHTPLSDSRMASHVHTLTDNRLAPHVHTPSTAEKYSEMKPPRIKSSSFKDPSLSSKHRSSKRPDYAEFYGSTEIPPYTKTKSQKERPRHRQREKSGEFVMGAVGAEAKPVETRAVDRNNSKFDHYSMRSKYASEETFRFNSK, from the exons ATGAACAATCACATTCTCTTCCTGTTCCTTCTCATTGCATTTGCCCCCACTTTCTCCCACCGCTTTCAACCTCACGCTGCTCCTGCAG GGCCCTTGATTAAGCATCTGTCTTCGATCATCAAATGGACAAGGTCTACCTCCAAGACGCCACTCTCAG ATGGGAATGTTCTTCAATTTGAAAATGGTTACGTGGTTGAGACTGTTGTGGAAGGGAACGAGATTGGGGTCATCCCTCATGGGATCCGTGTCTCTGAGGAGGATGGGGAACTCTTTGCTGTTGATGCAATTAATAGCAACATTGTTCGGATAACTCCGCCGTTGTCACAAT ATAGTAGAGGAAGATTGGTGGCAGGGTCATTTCAGGGATACACTGGTCATGTGGATGGAAAACCAAGTGATGCTCGTTTCAATCATCCCAAAGGCATAACCGTGGATGATAAGGGGAATGTTTATGTTGCTGATACTCAGAATCTTGCTATCAGAAAGATTGGAGATTCTG GTGTGACGACCATTGCTGGAGGAAAATCAAATGTCGCTGGGTACAGAGATGGGCCTAGTGAGGATGCTAAGTTCTCGAATGATTTTGATGTGGTATATGTTCGACCCACCTGTTCCTTGTTGGTCATTGATAGAGGAAATGCTGCTCTTCGGCAAATCTCTCTTGACCAGGAGGACTGTGATTATCAGTCTAATTCAATTTCCAGTACAG ATATCCTTACAGTTGTTGGTGCCGTTATAGTAGGATATGCTACATGTATGCTTCAGCAGGGATTTGGATCCTCTTTCTTCTCAAAATCA AGACCATCAGAAAGAGGGTTCAAAGGGCCAGCAAGCAATGAGAAACACATGCCAATCCTGGAGAGCAGTAAAGAGGAGCCGGGATGGCCGTCTTTTGGACAGCTCATTGTTGATCTTTCTAAACTTTCCCTTGAAGCATTAGCTGGAGCATTCACTCAATTCATACCTTCACATTTCAGACCTGGCATCTCCAAGAGAGGCTTAACACCGCTGAAAGATCGTCTTGTAATGCCTGAAGATGAAGCCCAGCCTCCATTGATCAACAGACAAAATGCTCAAGGGCATGCTCCTCTAACCAAAAATCAGCTGCCATCACAGCTCCATACTCCTCTTAGTGATAGTCGGATGGCATCACATGTCCATACTCTTACCGATAATCGACTGGCGCCACATGTCCATACTCCAAGCACAGCTGAGAAATATTCAGAAATGAAGCCCCCCAGGATAAAATCAAGCAGTTTCAAGGACCCTTCTTTGTCAAGCAAGCACCGATCATCAAAACGACCCGATTATGCTGAATTCTATGGATCCACTGAGATTCCTCCATACACCAAAACTAAGAGCCAGAAAGAAAGGCCAAGACATAGGCAACGAGAAAAGAGTGGAGAATTTGTTATGGGGGCGGTGGGAGCTGAGGCTAAACCTGTTGAAACAAGGGCTGTTGATCGTAATAATTCAAAGTTTGACCATTACAGTATGAGGTCTAAGTATGCTTCTGAGGAGACCTTCCGATTCAACTCTAAGTAA